A region from the Sorex araneus isolate mSorAra2 chromosome 6, mSorAra2.pri, whole genome shotgun sequence genome encodes:
- the LOC101553735 gene encoding olfactory receptor 1440-like, translated as MAGARNNTAVTKFILLGFSDFPKLKNVLFTVFLGSYLMTITWNLSLIILIRMDSYLHTPMYFFLSNLSFLDFCYVTSTIPKMLFDFFQQPKSIPFLGCTMQYFFFSSLGLTECCLLAAMAYDRYAAICNPLLYMTIMSTTLCVQMVVGSYITGILGSLIQLCALFQLDFCGPNVINHFFCDLPQLLVLSCSETFYLQVMKFVIAVIFGVISVVVIMVSYGYIIATILKISSAEGRVKTFNTCASHLTAVTLFFGSGLFVYMNPSSNKSLGNDKMASIFYTMVIPMLNPLIYSLRNKEIKDALRRYKKRAFIHCHS; from the coding sequence ATGGCTGGAGCAAGAAACAATACAGCAGTCACCAAATTTATCCTTTTAGGATTCTCTGATTTCCCCAAGCTCAAGAATGTTCTCTTTACAGTCTTCTTGGGGAGTTACCTCATGACAATCACCTGGAACCTAAGCCTCATCATACTAATTAGAATGGACTCCTACCTACAtacccccatgtatttcttcctcagCAACTTGTCCTTCTTAGATTTCTGCTATGTTACCTCCACCATCCCTAAAATGCTTTTTGATTTCTTCCAGCAGCCCAAATCCATCCCCTTTCTGGGGTGTACCATgcaatacttctttttttctagCCTGGGTCTCACTGAGTGCTGTCTCCTGGCAGCTATGGCTTATGATCGCTATGCTGCCATTTGCAATCCTTTGCTCTACATGACCATCATGTCCACCACCCTTTGTGTGCAAATGGTGGTAGGATCCTATATCACTGGCATTTTGGGCTCATTGATCCAACTGTGTGCTTTATTTCAACTTGATTTCTGTGGACCCAATGTTATCAATCATTTCTTCTGTGATCTGCCTCAGTTGTTGGTCCTATCCTGTTCTGAAACCTTTTACCTACAAGTGATGAAGTTTGTGATAGCGGTGATCTTCGGTGTGATATCTGTCGTGGTCATCATGGTTTCCTACGGTTATATCATTGCCACCATCCTGAAGATCAGCTCAGCTGAAGGCAGGGTCAAGACCTTCAACACCTGTGCTTCTCACCTGACAGCCGTGACCCTTTTCTTTGGCTCAGGACTCTTCGTCTATATGAACCCAAGTTCTAATAAATCCCTGGGCAATGACAAGATGGCATCGATCTTCTATACAATGGTGATCCCTATGTTGAATCCTTTGATTTACAGTCTGAGGAACAAAGAGATCAAGGATGCCCTAAGGAGGTATAAGAAGAGAGCTTTCATTCATTGTCACAGTTAA